A single region of the Abditibacteriota bacterium genome encodes:
- a CDS encoding AEC family transporter, whose protein sequence is MFDTVYSIVLMVLLGYGAKMLGIFKESDTPIVNNVILYVCLPCFIAHFVMNCALDREMFMTPLVAIVVELILIFLSLPVCRLMKLSPAKTISVVMTACFANTGFVGYPVISSFFSDPKAIPTAVIIDQFGMSVLMLCTAPVLMRALHKEGGGFRPGDLMVFFRRPAIPVFLLCLLLHGLRLPTFLDSTLETVGKAVVPLSMLSIGLNLRIDRKLLLEMRPLSVVIIFKFVFSPLLVYAGVRMLGLSQLIGNVAVLQLGLSSAVIAGIMASDNGGDKAFASQSVCVTTLLNVIYIPVCAFLLGIV, encoded by the coding sequence ATGTTTGATACGGTGTACTCTATAGTGCTGATGGTGCTGCTGGGCTACGGCGCCAAGATGTTGGGGATCTTCAAAGAGAGCGATACCCCCATAGTGAACAACGTCATCCTCTACGTGTGCCTGCCCTGCTTCATAGCCCACTTCGTCATGAACTGCGCTCTGGACAGGGAGATGTTTATGACCCCTCTGGTGGCCATAGTCGTGGAGCTCATCCTGATATTCCTTTCCCTCCCGGTCTGCCGCCTCATGAAGCTGTCCCCCGCCAAGACTATTTCCGTGGTCATGACCGCCTGCTTTGCCAACACCGGCTTTGTGGGCTATCCGGTGATCAGCTCGTTTTTCTCAGACCCCAAAGCCATTCCCACCGCCGTCATCATAGACCAGTTCGGCATGTCCGTGCTGATGCTGTGCACCGCTCCCGTGCTGATGCGGGCGCTGCACAAGGAGGGGGGAGGCTTCAGGCCCGGGGACCTGATGGTGTTTTTCCGCCGGCCGGCCATTCCCGTGTTTTTGCTGTGCCTTTTGCTCCACGGGCTCAGACTGCCCACCTTTCTGGACTCCACTCTGGAGACGGTGGGCAAGGCGGTGGTGCCCCTGTCCATGCTGTCTATCGGCCTGAATCTCAGGATAGACCGCAAATTGCTGCTGGAAATGAGACCCCTCAGCGTGGTCATCATATTCAAATTCGTCTTTTCGCCCCTGCTGGTATATGCGGGAGTGCGTATGCTGGGGCTCAGCCAGCTCATAGGCAACGTGGCTGTGCTGCAGCTGGGGCTTTCCAGCGCGGTCATCGCAGGCATCATGGCCTCGGACAACGGCGGCGACAAGGCCTTTGCCAGCCAGTCGGTGTGCGTGACCACTCTCCTGAACGTGATCTACATACCCGTGTGCGCTTTTTTGCTGGGGATAGTGTGA
- a CDS encoding ABC transporter ATP-binding protein yields MAVRNLEELQKRYSWKSKGPGRQPGGPRRHGPGPILGGGKPKNTHRSLLRILGYLKGSFFRLFLVFVFMLTTTLTGLVGGYLLAPIVDKIAGKPSASAMGRRIDWCISRLAELDCFGSLAPEGRFHDVLTYVIAALAVMLAIYLIGVLCTYLQNRLMLQVTQDTVEKIRGDLFNKLQTLGVRYYDTNSTGELMSRFTNDVDNIDVMLNGALINIVSGSITLVGTFLFMLTTNWVLTLVTILFLPIYAIGGSAIGQKSHRYYKDQQDALGSVNGYIEETITGQKEIKVFGHEDICKDEFALLNSDLKGKQFYAQFWGGVMGPIMGNASQICYGVTVGAGGLMMIAGALTPGALTVFAQYSRTFSMPINMITQQMPTIFAALAGAERVFAVMDEPPEDADSRGEALQQEIRGSVELDRVSFGYTEDRLVLKNISLTALPGQKIAFVGSTGAGKTTVTNLLNRFYDVHQGSITLDGIDIRRIDRAFLRKNIAMVLQDTHLFTGTVMENIRYGRQDATDEEVIEAARSASAHSFITRLAEGYNTVLEGDGVNLSQGQRQLLNIARAALSKAPVLVLDEATSSVDTRTEKHIERGMDSLMKDRTTFVIAHRLSTVRNADAIMVLEHGEIIERGTHEELLALRGRYYQLYTGAEELD; encoded by the coding sequence ATGGCCGTGCGCAATCTTGAAGAGCTGCAAAAGCGTTATTCCTGGAAGAGCAAGGGCCCCGGCAGACAGCCCGGCGGGCCCCGCCGTCACGGCCCCGGCCCCATTCTGGGCGGGGGCAAGCCCAAGAACACCCACAGGTCCCTTCTCAGGATACTCGGCTATCTGAAGGGCAGCTTTTTCAGGCTGTTTCTGGTGTTCGTTTTCATGCTGACCACCACCCTGACGGGTCTGGTGGGGGGCTATCTGCTGGCGCCCATAGTGGACAAGATCGCAGGCAAGCCCTCCGCCTCGGCCATGGGCAGGAGGATAGACTGGTGCATCAGCCGTCTGGCGGAGCTGGACTGCTTCGGGAGCCTGGCGCCGGAGGGCCGTTTTCACGACGTGCTCACCTACGTCATCGCCGCTCTGGCAGTGATGCTGGCCATCTATCTCATCGGAGTCCTGTGCACCTATCTCCAGAACAGGCTCATGCTGCAGGTCACTCAGGACACGGTGGAAAAGATCAGAGGCGACCTGTTCAACAAGCTGCAGACCCTGGGCGTCAGGTATTATGACACCAATTCCACCGGCGAGCTCATGAGCCGCTTTACCAACGACGTGGACAACATAGACGTGATGCTCAACGGCGCCCTCATCAACATAGTCTCCGGGTCCATCACTCTGGTGGGCACCTTTTTGTTCATGCTCACCACCAACTGGGTGCTCACTCTGGTGACCATACTGTTTTTGCCCATCTACGCCATCGGCGGCAGCGCCATAGGCCAAAAGTCCCACAGGTATTACAAGGACCAGCAGGACGCTCTGGGCTCGGTGAACGGCTATATAGAGGAGACCATCACGGGGCAAAAGGAGATCAAGGTCTTCGGCCACGAAGACATCTGCAAGGATGAGTTTGCCCTCCTGAACAGCGACCTGAAGGGCAAGCAGTTCTACGCCCAGTTCTGGGGAGGCGTCATGGGGCCCATCATGGGCAACGCCTCGCAGATATGCTACGGAGTCACCGTGGGAGCGGGAGGCCTCATGATGATAGCCGGGGCTCTGACCCCCGGGGCCCTCACCGTGTTTGCCCAGTATTCCCGCACCTTTTCCATGCCCATCAACATGATCACCCAGCAGATGCCCACCATATTCGCCGCCCTGGCCGGCGCCGAGAGGGTCTTTGCCGTCATGGACGAGCCTCCCGAAGACGCCGACAGCCGGGGCGAGGCTCTGCAGCAGGAGATCAGGGGCAGCGTGGAGCTGGACCGGGTGAGCTTCGGCTATACGGAAGACCGTTTGGTGCTGAAGAACATATCCCTCACGGCCCTGCCCGGGCAGAAAATAGCCTTCGTGGGCTCCACCGGCGCCGGGAAAACCACCGTCACCAACCTGCTCAACAGGTTTTACGACGTGCATCAGGGCTCCATCACCCTGGACGGCATCGACATACGCCGCATAGACAGGGCCTTCCTGCGCAAAAACATAGCCATGGTGCTCCAGGACACCCATCTCTTCACGGGGACGGTCATGGAAAACATACGCTACGGCAGGCAGGACGCCACGGACGAAGAGGTCATAGAGGCTGCCAGGTCGGCCAGCGCCCATTCCTTTATCACACGGCTTGCGGAGGGCTACAACACTGTGCTGGAGGGAGACGGAGTCAATCTGTCCCAGGGCCAGAGACAGCTGCTCAACATAGCCCGGGCGGCCCTGTCCAAGGCGCCGGTGCTGGTGCTGGACGAAGCCACCTCCAGCGTGGACACCCGCACGGAAAAGCATATAGAAAGGGGCATGGACAGCCTGATGAAGGACCGCACCACCTTTGTGATAGCCCACAGGCTCTCCACGGTGCGCAACGCCGACGCCATCATGGTGCTGGAGCACGGGGAGATCATAGAAAGGGGCACCCACGAGGAGCTCCTGGCCCTCAGGGGCCGCTACTATCAGCTCTACACGGGGGCGGAGGAGCTGGATTAG
- the radA gene encoding DNA repair protein RadA, translated as MATKTVFVCRDCGYESSRWMGKCPQCGEWNTMEEDVSQVKKSSSSTAPAAVGGAPEKLSEVSASQGLRSSTELAELDRTLGGGVVPGSVILIGGDPGIGKSTILMQAAQGLCRQGRVLYISGEESPGQIKMRADRMGIKGEDIYLLCETDVNAALARASALKPAFIIADSIQTLTDDSVSGSGGSVSQVRNACSLLTRVAKTENIPVFLVGHVTKEGSIAGPKVLEHMVDTVLYFEGERLSNYRILRCVKNRFGSTDEIGIFEMTGEGLREVTNPSALFTGGREHRGGSAVVPVLEGTRTILVEVQALVSKSYLPNPRRMAYGFDLNRLSMIIAVLEKKVNIPFTAKDVWVNVAGGVRISETAADLAVAAALVSSNLDTPLDPAAVALGEVGLGGELRQVSYADKRLAEAERLGFETCVMPRQRVASGHMTVRQAASLGEAVNRLLNTEK; from the coding sequence ATGGCTACCAAAACCGTGTTCGTGTGCCGGGACTGCGGCTACGAGAGCTCCCGCTGGATGGGCAAATGCCCTCAGTGCGGAGAGTGGAACACCATGGAGGAGGACGTGTCTCAGGTCAAAAAGAGCTCCTCTTCCACCGCCCCGGCAGCCGTGGGCGGCGCTCCCGAAAAGCTGTCGGAGGTGTCGGCTTCTCAGGGCCTGCGCAGCAGCACGGAGCTGGCGGAGCTGGACAGGACTCTGGGGGGCGGAGTGGTCCCCGGCAGCGTGATCCTCATAGGCGGCGACCCCGGCATAGGCAAGTCCACCATACTCATGCAGGCGGCCCAGGGGCTGTGCCGGCAGGGCAGGGTGCTGTATATATCCGGAGAGGAATCCCCGGGGCAGATCAAGATGCGGGCCGACCGTATGGGCATAAAAGGGGAGGACATATACCTCCTGTGCGAGACGGACGTCAATGCGGCTCTCGCCAGAGCGTCGGCTCTGAAGCCCGCTTTTATCATAGCCGACTCCATCCAGACCCTCACGGACGACAGCGTCAGCGGCTCCGGCGGCTCCGTGAGCCAGGTGCGCAACGCCTGCAGCCTGCTGACCCGGGTGGCCAAGACAGAGAACATCCCGGTGTTTCTGGTGGGCCACGTGACCAAGGAGGGCTCCATAGCGGGCCCCAAGGTGCTGGAGCATATGGTGGACACGGTGCTCTATTTTGAGGGCGAAAGGCTCAGCAACTACCGCATACTCCGGTGTGTGAAGAACCGCTTTGGCTCCACCGACGAGATAGGCATATTTGAAATGACCGGCGAGGGCCTCAGGGAGGTGACCAATCCCTCCGCCCTCTTTACCGGCGGCAGGGAGCACCGGGGCGGCTCGGCGGTGGTCCCCGTGCTGGAGGGCACCCGGACCATATTGGTGGAGGTGCAGGCGCTGGTCTCCAAGAGCTACCTGCCCAACCCCCGCCGCATGGCCTACGGCTTTGACCTGAACAGGCTCAGCATGATCATAGCAGTGCTGGAAAAAAAGGTGAATATCCCCTTTACAGCCAAGGACGTATGGGTCAACGTGGCCGGCGGCGTGCGCATCAGCGAAACTGCCGCCGACCTGGCAGTGGCCGCCGCATTGGTGAGCTCCAATCTGGATACCCCTCTGGACCCGGCCGCCGTGGCTCTGGGAGAAGTGGGGCTGGGAGGCGAGCTCCGGCAGGTGTCCTACGCGGACAAGCGATTGGCAGAGGCGGAGAGGCTGGGCTTTGAGACCTGCGTGATGCCCCGGCAGAGAGTGGCCTCCGGCCATATGACAGTCAGGCAGGCCGCTTCGCTGGGCGAAGCCGTGAACCGGCTGCTGAATACGGAGAAGTGA
- a CDS encoding nicotinamide mononucleotide transporter, protein MRELLRSEITGWKWWEVLWLAVGVSAVTAASLLFHSPGLRIFQAVCGVVSVILMGKGKPLGFVFGAVNALLYSWVSWQVPYYGEVALNMLYYVPANVIGFFTWRRYMNSGTLEVIKKKLPPAGAVAVYVGTAAAIVVFGLVLKAIKGSLPFVDATSTVVAVVAMILGIRRYSETWFLWIGSNTVSVIMWVYQVNRGGEMVNLPVVLMWSVFTANSVFSCIRWYREASRK, encoded by the coding sequence ATGAGAGAATTGTTGCGAAGCGAGATCACCGGCTGGAAATGGTGGGAGGTCCTGTGGCTGGCAGTGGGCGTGTCGGCGGTGACAGCCGCCTCGCTGCTCTTTCACAGCCCGGGCCTGCGCATATTCCAGGCGGTCTGCGGCGTGGTGTCGGTGATACTCATGGGCAAGGGCAAGCCTCTGGGCTTTGTGTTCGGAGCGGTGAACGCCCTGCTGTATTCATGGGTGTCCTGGCAGGTGCCCTATTACGGCGAAGTGGCCCTGAATATGCTCTACTACGTGCCCGCCAACGTCATAGGCTTTTTTACCTGGCGGCGCTATATGAACAGCGGTACTCTGGAGGTCATCAAGAAGAAGCTGCCCCCCGCAGGCGCTGTGGCCGTCTATGTGGGTACGGCGGCCGCCATAGTGGTGTTTGGCCTGGTCCTGAAGGCCATAAAGGGCAGCCTGCCCTTTGTGGACGCCACCAGCACCGTGGTGGCGGTGGTGGCCATGATACTGGGCATCAGGAGATATTCGGAGACCTGGTTTTTGTGGATCGGCTCCAATACCGTGTCCGTCATCATGTGGGTGTATCAGGTGAACAGGGGCGGCGAGATGGTGAATCTGCCTGTGGTCCTCATGTGGAGCGTGTTTACCGCAAACAGCGTGTTCAGCTGCATCAGGTGGTACAGGGAAGCCTCCCGGAAGTAA
- a CDS encoding TIGR00268 family protein: MNTYHILTEYMGTLSPGAVLFSGGMDSTLVLWAAREVWGRAALALTFHTPTLTDRDRRYAESFLARCGVRSETIPMDNLQVPEVRANRRDRCYHCKKALLAKALTLGLPLYDGTNRDDAGIYRPGLRAKEEAGVISPLADCGLGKEEVRECLRELGLGEYVRGSDSCLATRFPYDHPLCHESLDRVRRAEVLVASLLPPGATVRCRVKDGFFSVETDKQYIPILKNEETALEALGAYEICQEGFVSGRQDK; the protein is encoded by the coding sequence ATGAACACATACCATATACTGACGGAATACATGGGGACTCTGTCCCCGGGAGCCGTGCTGTTTTCCGGCGGCATGGATTCGACTCTGGTGCTGTGGGCAGCCCGGGAGGTCTGGGGCAGGGCGGCCCTGGCTCTGACGTTCCACACTCCCACTCTCACAGACAGAGACCGCCGTTACGCCGAGAGCTTTTTGGCCAGATGCGGCGTCCGGTCGGAGACCATACCCATGGACAACCTGCAGGTGCCGGAGGTCAGGGCAAACCGCCGGGACAGATGCTATCACTGCAAAAAAGCCCTGCTGGCAAAGGCCCTGACTCTGGGCCTGCCGCTGTATGACGGCACCAACCGGGACGACGCCGGGATCTACCGGCCGGGGCTGCGGGCCAAGGAGGAAGCGGGAGTCATCTCGCCCCTGGCGGACTGCGGCTTAGGCAAGGAGGAGGTCCGGGAGTGCCTGAGGGAGCTGGGCCTGGGAGAATACGTCCGGGGGTCGGACTCGTGCCTCGCCACCAGATTTCCCTACGATCATCCCCTTTGCCATGAGAGCCTGGACCGGGTGCGGCGGGCGGAGGTGCTGGTCGCAAGCCTTTTGCCCCCCGGCGCCACGGTGCGCTGCAGGGTAAAGGACGGCTTCTTCTCGGTGGAGACCGACAAGCAGTATATACCTATATTGAAAAATGAAGAGACAGCCCTCGAAGCTCTGGGCGCATACGAGATATGCCAAGAAGGCTTCGTGTCGGGCAGACAGGACAAATAA
- a CDS encoding ABC transporter ATP-binding protein — MKRWYKYIRPYLPAFILGPLCMIAEVIGEVVMPKVMSLIVTGGTLGTLTTGQTLRYTGLMALTAVLMGLGGVGGAWFGSKAAVGFAADLREDIYGKIQSFSFANIDKFSTGSLITRLTNDVTQLQNFTGMILRMGLRAPGMMIGALIMAIAIRPSLTAVFFVSIPVLFVSVFSLIRIGFPRFSVMQEKLDRLNSAIQENITNVRVVKSFVREDYEKRKFAGANRRLKEACLSAVGVMIVMPAVMTVVMNLTIIAVLWIGGNIVLQEQGTVGGMQVGDLAAFVTYVTQILSSLMFVTFLMMASSRAFASARRITEVLDEAPDLTDADAACKDKLADRGEIEFRHVSFRYYKNHREEVLSDVSLTIPAGARVGIIGSTGCGKTTLVSLIPRLYDCDSGEVLLDGVNVRDYSLDNLRRSVSMVLQKNTLFTGTVKDNLLWGSEDASDEEVEEAAKAAQAHGFITGFREGYLSPIEQGGSNVSGGQKQRLCIARALLRKPKVLILDDSTSAVDTATEAAIRKAFADKLAGTTTIIIAQRISSVMDADLIVVMDEGRITGAGSHEELLRSNREYQEIYYSQTAAEVS, encoded by the coding sequence ATGAAACGATGGTATAAGTATATCAGGCCCTATCTGCCCGCCTTTATCCTGGGTCCCCTGTGTATGATCGCCGAGGTCATAGGCGAGGTGGTCATGCCCAAGGTGATGTCCCTCATAGTGACCGGCGGCACTCTGGGCACTCTCACCACTGGGCAGACCCTGCGCTACACGGGGCTTATGGCCCTGACGGCGGTGCTCATGGGTCTGGGAGGCGTAGGCGGCGCCTGGTTCGGCAGCAAGGCCGCAGTGGGCTTTGCAGCCGATCTCCGCGAAGACATATACGGCAAGATACAGAGCTTTTCCTTTGCCAACATAGACAAGTTCTCCACCGGCAGCCTGATCACCAGGCTGACCAACGACGTCACCCAGCTGCAAAACTTCACCGGCATGATACTGCGCATGGGTCTCCGGGCGCCGGGTATGATGATAGGGGCCCTCATCATGGCCATAGCCATACGCCCCTCCCTGACCGCGGTGTTCTTCGTGTCCATCCCCGTGCTGTTCGTGTCGGTGTTCAGCCTCATCAGGATAGGCTTTCCCCGCTTTTCCGTCATGCAGGAAAAGCTGGACCGGCTCAACTCGGCCATCCAGGAAAATATCACCAACGTGCGGGTAGTCAAATCCTTCGTGCGGGAGGACTACGAGAAGCGCAAGTTCGCCGGCGCCAACCGCAGGCTGAAGGAAGCCTGCCTCTCCGCCGTGGGAGTCATGATAGTGATGCCTGCGGTGATGACCGTGGTCATGAATCTGACCATCATAGCCGTGCTGTGGATAGGCGGCAACATAGTGCTGCAGGAACAGGGCACAGTGGGAGGCATGCAGGTGGGCGACCTGGCAGCCTTTGTGACCTACGTGACCCAGATACTCTCCTCCCTGATGTTCGTCACCTTTCTCATGATGGCCTCCTCCAGGGCCTTCGCTTCCGCCCGGCGCATCACAGAAGTGCTGGACGAAGCCCCGGACCTCACCGACGCCGACGCCGCCTGCAAGGACAAGCTGGCAGACCGGGGAGAGATAGAGTTTCGCCACGTGAGCTTTCGCTATTACAAAAATCACCGGGAGGAGGTGCTCTCTGACGTCAGCCTCACCATTCCCGCCGGCGCCCGGGTGGGCATCATAGGCTCCACCGGCTGCGGCAAGACCACTCTGGTCTCCCTTATCCCCCGGCTGTATGACTGCGACAGCGGAGAGGTGTTGCTGGACGGCGTCAACGTCAGGGACTATTCGCTGGACAATCTCCGCAGGAGCGTGAGCATGGTGCTGCAGAAAAACACCCTGTTCACAGGCACCGTGAAGGACAATCTGCTGTGGGGCTCCGAGGACGCCTCCGACGAGGAAGTGGAGGAGGCGGCAAAAGCCGCCCAGGCCCACGGCTTCATCACAGGCTTCCGGGAGGGCTACCTGAGCCCCATCGAGCAGGGAGGCTCCAACGTGTCCGGCGGCCAAAAGCAGAGGCTGTGTATCGCCAGAGCCCTGCTGAGAAAGCCCAAAGTGCTGATACTCGACGACTCCACCTCGGCGGTGGACACCGCCACCGAGGCCGCCATACGCAAAGCCTTTGCGGACAAGCTGGCGGGCACCACCACCATCATCATCGCTCAGCGCATCAGCTCGGTGATGGACGCCGACCTGATAGTGGTCATGGACGAAGGCAGGATCACCGGCGCCGGCAGCCACGAAGAGCTCCTCAGGTCCAATCGGGAATATCAGGAAATATACTATTCCCAGACTGCTGCGGAGGTGTCCTGA
- the cobO gene encoding cob(I)yrinic acid a,c-diamide adenosyltransferase: MKGLVHVYTGCGKGKTTCSLGLALRALGWGKRVCMVQFIKGWEHTGEMQFAKKCDGFDVIQTNESRTLNITKDFAEAAGPACREALAKAREVIRSGAWDVVILDEVNGAVDMGFVSPAEIIELIKEKPEAEELILTGRNAKPEVMEAADYVTEMTLVKHPFDKGVSARRGVDF, translated from the coding sequence ATGAAGGGACTCGTTCACGTCTATACAGGCTGCGGCAAGGGCAAGACCACCTGCTCTCTGGGGCTGGCCCTCAGGGCCCTGGGCTGGGGCAAAAGGGTGTGCATGGTGCAGTTTATCAAGGGCTGGGAGCATACTGGCGAGATGCAGTTTGCCAAAAAGTGCGACGGCTTTGACGTCATACAGACCAACGAGAGCCGGACCCTGAATATCACCAAAGACTTTGCCGAGGCGGCGGGCCCCGCCTGCCGGGAGGCTCTGGCAAAGGCCCGGGAGGTCATCCGGTCCGGCGCCTGGGACGTGGTGATACTGGACGAAGTGAACGGCGCTGTGGATATGGGCTTTGTCAGCCCCGCCGAGATCATAGAGCTGATAAAGGAGAAGCCCGAGGCAGAGGAGCTGATCCTCACAGGCCGCAACGCAAAGCCGGAGGTCATGGAGGCGGCGGATTACGTCACCGAGATGACCCTTGTGAAACACCCCTTTGACAAGGGGGTAAGCGCCAGGAGGGGCGTGGATTTTTGA
- a CDS encoding DUF2961 domain-containing protein has product MNMGNLSRLSDARTRSISAENFDGAKGGGARATEGTGAGCARELGPGWKISPSIFIKPGETRELADIEGPGAIQHIWMTPGGVSRWQILRIYWDDQTQPSVECPMSDFFAAGWPDAKPFGSLAMCLNPRSGMNCYFEMPFRKRCRITMENLSPDNFVLYYQIDYTLTEIPEDCAYFHAQFRRTNPLPYKSVYTILDGVKGRGHYVGTYMAWQVNNTGWWGEGEIKFYYDGDTDYPTICGTGTEDYFCGSYNFDIGGSYTEFASPYSGMPHVVRPDGTYQSQQRFSLYRWHIMDPIRFEQDIRVTIQALGWRSGGRYLPNQDDIASVAYWYQTLPTAPFPALPDKDYLEII; this is encoded by the coding sequence ATGAATATGGGCAATCTGTCCCGATTGTCCGACGCCCGCACCCGCTCCATATCCGCCGAGAATTTCGACGGAGCCAAGGGAGGCGGCGCCAGAGCCACTGAGGGCACCGGAGCCGGCTGCGCCAGAGAGCTGGGGCCCGGCTGGAAGATATCCCCATCCATTTTTATCAAGCCCGGGGAGACGAGAGAGCTGGCAGATATAGAGGGTCCCGGCGCCATCCAGCACATCTGGATGACCCCCGGCGGCGTCAGCCGCTGGCAGATACTGCGCATATACTGGGACGACCAGACGCAGCCTTCGGTGGAGTGCCCCATGTCGGACTTCTTTGCCGCCGGCTGGCCCGACGCCAAGCCCTTTGGATCCCTGGCCATGTGTCTGAATCCCCGCAGCGGCATGAACTGCTATTTTGAGATGCCCTTCCGCAAGCGCTGCCGCATCACCATGGAAAATCTGTCTCCGGACAACTTCGTGCTGTATTATCAGATAGACTACACCCTGACGGAGATACCTGAGGACTGCGCCTATTTTCACGCCCAGTTCCGCCGGACCAATCCCCTGCCCTACAAGAGCGTGTACACCATACTTGACGGAGTCAAAGGCCGGGGCCACTACGTGGGCACCTATATGGCCTGGCAGGTCAACAACACGGGCTGGTGGGGCGAAGGCGAGATCAAATTCTACTATGACGGCGACACCGACTATCCCACCATCTGCGGCACCGGCACAGAGGACTATTTCTGCGGCAGCTACAACTTTGACATAGGCGGCAGCTACACCGAGTTTGCCTCTCCCTATTCCGGCATGCCCCACGTGGTGCGCCCGGACGGCACCTATCAGAGCCAGCAGAGATTTTCACTGTACAGGTGGCACATCATGGATCCCATACGCTTTGAGCAGGATATCAGGGTCACCATCCAGGCTCTGGGCTGGCGCTCGGGCGGCAGATACCTGCCCAACCAGGACGACATAGCCTCTGTGGCCTACTGGTACCAGACACTGCCCACGGCCCCCTTCCCGGCCCTGCCCGACAAGGACTATCTGGAAATCATATGA